The Ornithodoros turicata isolate Travis chromosome 9, ASM3712646v1, whole genome shotgun sequence genome includes a region encoding these proteins:
- the LOC135367909 gene encoding sodium-dependent proline transporter-like isoform X2, giving the protein MSSSAAEAEAGEGEEAEKQYFPSERPFLYICVCFAVSYQTLVLFPLLVLKHGGVCFLVPYTVILVTVGVPMVALEFLVGQFRGKGCLEVWTCVPVGKGVGMAMLLKTFVVAIYQVILDSYVFYYFLQAFQRELPWTRCFPWWGANVLNCAVTNITVTRFCNAERHRLYDSNVGKDFSLSKNTTVIEVCGKKLKISAEAYYNGTSHLCTRKEHGSELSYFLNGMLKISTGIDDFGGIRWQLLVCYLFSWFFIFVCTSSGVPTVGKVAPGLAAVPFVALVLLATQMMFLPDGRESVLELLTPRWQHLRTVEAWSDATYYILNGFNIGMGKLYCLASYNSFDSTAIYSCLVFLGGCGTLARYLGQCVQDFPSHPLVFPYYIVPQLVVHLPLSNLWTGVFFMALYLMSIDEAMGNVGTVVTCAEDLFPSIRVNMSQAVFMVCISICLAGLPMITQAGPYVLELLQEHAVSAILSHFTAMAEVCLFAWLYGLKRFTYDVQFMLGYKPNVYFRFCWLVICPSVLAAFYLHRVSNFVPHRFFDYDFPQEYEALAWIIGGVALLQVPIGACAAILQNIEVPGRAFLPEAQWIPNYPERVDGYFEELEELGIEGESSSQLEAPQVLNEDTFELEISVDPDAPLYFNPAL; this is encoded by the exons ATGTCCAGTTCAGCAGCGGAAGCTGAAGCAGGAGAAGGAGAAGAGGCGGAGAAGCAGTATTTTCCCTCCGAGAGGCCCTTCCTCTACATCTGTGTCTGCTTCGCCGTCAGCTACCAAACCTTGGTCCTCTTTCCTTTGCTAGTGCTCAAACACGGAGGAG TGTGTTTCCTGGTTCCGTATACGGTGATCCTTGTGACGGTGGGTGTTCCCATGGTAGCACTCGAGTTTCTCGTTGGCCAGTTCAGAGGCAAGGGATGTCTTGAAGTGTGGACGTGCGTACCAGTTGGAAAAG GTGTGGGAATGGCTATGCTGTTGAAGACCTTCGTGGTGGCCATATACCAGGTGATCCTGGACAGCTACGTGTTCTACTACTTCCTGCAGGCCTTCCAGAGAGAGCTTCCTTGGACACGATGCTTCCCCTGGTGGGGTGCCAACGTCCTGAACTGCGCTGTTACCAACATCACTGTTACC CGATTTTGCAACGCGGAGAGACATCGCCTGTACGACTCCAACGTGGGCAAGGATTTCAGCTTGTCCAAGAACACGACCGTCATCGAAGTGTGCGGAAAAAAACTCAAGATTTCGGCCGAGGCATACTATAACGGCACGTCTCACCTCTGCACACGGAAGGAGCATGGTTCAGAGCTCTCATACTTCCT AAACGGCATGCTGAAGATTTCCACTGGCATCGATGATTTTGGAGGCATTCGTTGGCAGCTCCTTGTCTGCTACCTCTTCTCTTGGTTTTTCATCTTCGTGTGCACCTCAAGTGGCGTACCCACAGTTGGAAAG GTAGCCCCAGGGCTGGCAgcagtgccatttgtagcaCTTGTGCTGCTGGCAACGCAAATGATGTTTCTACCGGACGGACGAGAAAGTGTACTCGAGCTTCTCACTCCACGATGGCAACACTTGCGGACCGTCGAG GCATGGAGTGATGCAACCTACTACATTTTAAACGGCTTTAACATAGGAATGGGAAAACTCTACTGCTTGGCCTCATATAATTCGTTTGACTCGACGGCGATCTACAG CTGCTTGGTGTTCCTTGGCGGCTGCGGGACTCTGGCCAGATACCTTGGCCAGTGCGTCCAGGATTTTCCATCACACC CCCTGGTATTTCCATATTATATCGTCCCGCAACTTGTGGTGCACTTGCCCTTGTCAAACTTGTGGACCGGTGTCTTCTTCATGGCTTTATATCTTATGTCTATCGACGAAGCG ATGGGCAATGTGGGCACAGTTGTCACCTGCGCTGAAGACCTGTTCCCATCGATACGAGTGAATATGAGCCAGGCGGTGTTCATGGTTTGCATATCCATATGCTTGGCTGGTTTACCTATGATCACCCAG GCTGGCCCTTATGTGCTGGAGCTTCTGCAAGAGCACGCCGTCTCCGCCATCTTGTCTCACTTCACAGCAATGGCGGAAGTGTGTCTCTTTGCCTGGTTGTACG GACTTAAACGATTCACCTACGATGTCCAGTTTATGCTGGGTTACAAGCCCAACGTCTACTTCAGATTTTGCTGGCTTGTTATCTGCCCCAGCGTGCTAGCA GCTTTCTACCTCCACCGGGTGTCTAATTTCGTTCCCCATCGGTTCTTCGACTACGACTTTCCACAGGAGTACGAAGCCCTGGCCTGGATCATTGGCGGCGTGGCTCTCCTGCAGGTGCCCATTGGCGCGTGCGCAGCCATCCTGCAGAACATAGAG GTTCCAGGCCGAGCCTTTTTGCCTGAGGCCCAATGGATTCCCAACTACCCGGAACGCGTGGATGGCTACTTTGAAGAACTGGAAGAGTTGGGCATCGAGGGCGAGTCGAGTTCCCAGCTCGAGGCTCCGCAAGTTCTCAACGAAGATACCTTCGAATTGGAGATCTCTGTCGATCCGGATGCACCCCTCTACTTTAATCCTGCGTTATAG
- the LOC135367909 gene encoding sodium-dependent proline transporter-like isoform X1: MSSSAAEAEAGEGEEAEKQYFPSERPFLYICVCFAVSYQTLVLFPLLVLKHGGVCFLVPYTVILVTVGVPMVALEFLVGQFRGKGCLEVWTCVPVGKGVGMAMLLKTFVVAIYQVILDSYVFYYFLQAFQRELPWTRCFPWWGANVLNCAVTNITVTRFCNAERHRLYDSNVGKDFSLSKNTTVIEVCGKKLKISAEAYYNGTSHLCTRKEHGSELSYFLNGMLKISTGIDDFGGIRWQLLVCYLFSWFFIFVCTSSGVPTVGKVAPGLAAVPFVALVLLATQMMFLPDGRESVLELLTPRWQHLRTVEAWSDATYYILNGFNIGMGKLYCLASYNSFDSTAIYRAYVLMPLFMTLSNILSCLVFLGGCGTLARYLGQCVQDFPSHPLVFPYYIVPQLVVHLPLSNLWTGVFFMALYLMSIDEAMGNVGTVVTCAEDLFPSIRVNMSQAVFMVCISICLAGLPMITQAGPYVLELLQEHAVSAILSHFTAMAEVCLFAWLYGLKRFTYDVQFMLGYKPNVYFRFCWLVICPSVLAAFYLHRVSNFVPHRFFDYDFPQEYEALAWIIGGVALLQVPIGACAAILQNIEVPGRAFLPEAQWIPNYPERVDGYFEELEELGIEGESSSQLEAPQVLNEDTFELEISVDPDAPLYFNPAL; the protein is encoded by the exons ATGTCCAGTTCAGCAGCGGAAGCTGAAGCAGGAGAAGGAGAAGAGGCGGAGAAGCAGTATTTTCCCTCCGAGAGGCCCTTCCTCTACATCTGTGTCTGCTTCGCCGTCAGCTACCAAACCTTGGTCCTCTTTCCTTTGCTAGTGCTCAAACACGGAGGAG TGTGTTTCCTGGTTCCGTATACGGTGATCCTTGTGACGGTGGGTGTTCCCATGGTAGCACTCGAGTTTCTCGTTGGCCAGTTCAGAGGCAAGGGATGTCTTGAAGTGTGGACGTGCGTACCAGTTGGAAAAG GTGTGGGAATGGCTATGCTGTTGAAGACCTTCGTGGTGGCCATATACCAGGTGATCCTGGACAGCTACGTGTTCTACTACTTCCTGCAGGCCTTCCAGAGAGAGCTTCCTTGGACACGATGCTTCCCCTGGTGGGGTGCCAACGTCCTGAACTGCGCTGTTACCAACATCACTGTTACC CGATTTTGCAACGCGGAGAGACATCGCCTGTACGACTCCAACGTGGGCAAGGATTTCAGCTTGTCCAAGAACACGACCGTCATCGAAGTGTGCGGAAAAAAACTCAAGATTTCGGCCGAGGCATACTATAACGGCACGTCTCACCTCTGCACACGGAAGGAGCATGGTTCAGAGCTCTCATACTTCCT AAACGGCATGCTGAAGATTTCCACTGGCATCGATGATTTTGGAGGCATTCGTTGGCAGCTCCTTGTCTGCTACCTCTTCTCTTGGTTTTTCATCTTCGTGTGCACCTCAAGTGGCGTACCCACAGTTGGAAAG GTAGCCCCAGGGCTGGCAgcagtgccatttgtagcaCTTGTGCTGCTGGCAACGCAAATGATGTTTCTACCGGACGGACGAGAAAGTGTACTCGAGCTTCTCACTCCACGATGGCAACACTTGCGGACCGTCGAG GCATGGAGTGATGCAACCTACTACATTTTAAACGGCTTTAACATAGGAATGGGAAAACTCTACTGCTTGGCCTCATATAATTCGTTTGACTCGACGGCGATCTACAG AGCCTATGTGTTAATGCCGTTGTTCATGACCCTTTCGAATATTCTCAGCTGCTTGGTGTTCCTTGGCGGCTGCGGGACTCTGGCCAGATACCTTGGCCAGTGCGTCCAGGATTTTCCATCACACC CCCTGGTATTTCCATATTATATCGTCCCGCAACTTGTGGTGCACTTGCCCTTGTCAAACTTGTGGACCGGTGTCTTCTTCATGGCTTTATATCTTATGTCTATCGACGAAGCG ATGGGCAATGTGGGCACAGTTGTCACCTGCGCTGAAGACCTGTTCCCATCGATACGAGTGAATATGAGCCAGGCGGTGTTCATGGTTTGCATATCCATATGCTTGGCTGGTTTACCTATGATCACCCAG GCTGGCCCTTATGTGCTGGAGCTTCTGCAAGAGCACGCCGTCTCCGCCATCTTGTCTCACTTCACAGCAATGGCGGAAGTGTGTCTCTTTGCCTGGTTGTACG GACTTAAACGATTCACCTACGATGTCCAGTTTATGCTGGGTTACAAGCCCAACGTCTACTTCAGATTTTGCTGGCTTGTTATCTGCCCCAGCGTGCTAGCA GCTTTCTACCTCCACCGGGTGTCTAATTTCGTTCCCCATCGGTTCTTCGACTACGACTTTCCACAGGAGTACGAAGCCCTGGCCTGGATCATTGGCGGCGTGGCTCTCCTGCAGGTGCCCATTGGCGCGTGCGCAGCCATCCTGCAGAACATAGAG GTTCCAGGCCGAGCCTTTTTGCCTGAGGCCCAATGGATTCCCAACTACCCGGAACGCGTGGATGGCTACTTTGAAGAACTGGAAGAGTTGGGCATCGAGGGCGAGTCGAGTTCCCAGCTCGAGGCTCCGCAAGTTCTCAACGAAGATACCTTCGAATTGGAGATCTCTGTCGATCCGGATGCACCCCTCTACTTTAATCCTGCGTTATAG